Proteins encoded by one window of candidate division TA06 bacterium:
- a CDS encoding fibronectin type III domain-containing protein, producing the protein MGKLKMVFLACLLLPVLALGLEPPTDLILKDAPNDDGSTVIVKWKLSASENEPSFAGYNIERSEFPADSFKMIAWVPKGTEVHEDNSIEVMGQSYYYRIAAVTESGDSALSAIAGPIATTQSWFNTGKLNTLFGTVLFISITILYIFWARRGNLFIRRIAGLDAVEEAVGRATEMGKPILYCNGIGLIDYISTVASLNILAQVTKKIAQYDTPITVPTADPVVHAVAREMVKEGYNSAGRPDLFKEDGVYFITSDQMGYAAALAGIMSRATPATNFFMGYYAAESLVLAESGAATGAIQIAGTDQISQLPFFITACDYTLIGEELYAASAYLSKEPLLVGSLKGQDACKLLIVFFVLFGTIWAVLFHSDFIYKLFSVN; encoded by the coding sequence GGTTCCACGGTGATCGTCAAATGGAAACTTTCGGCTTCGGAAAATGAGCCCAGCTTTGCCGGCTACAACATCGAACGATCGGAATTTCCCGCCGATTCCTTTAAAATGATCGCCTGGGTGCCAAAGGGGACCGAAGTTCACGAAGATAATTCCATTGAGGTCATGGGCCAGAGTTACTATTACCGGATAGCGGCAGTCACCGAGAGCGGTGACAGCGCTTTAAGCGCCATCGCCGGCCCCATCGCCACAACCCAGAGCTGGTTCAACACCGGCAAGCTCAATACCCTGTTCGGCACGGTGTTATTCATCTCCATCACTATTCTATATATTTTCTGGGCTCGCAGGGGGAACCTATTTATCCGACGTATCGCGGGATTAGACGCGGTGGAAGAGGCGGTGGGCCGGGCCACCGAGATGGGCAAGCCAATCCTTTATTGCAACGGCATCGGCCTAATCGACTATATTTCCACCGTGGCCTCGCTTAACATATTAGCCCAGGTCACGAAAAAAATAGCCCAATACGATACCCCAATCACCGTGCCTACCGCCGATCCGGTGGTTCACGCGGTTGCCAGGGAAATGGTCAAGGAGGGATACAACAGCGCCGGCCGTCCCGATCTATTCAAGGAAGACGGCGTCTACTTCATCACCAGCGACCAGATGGGCTACGCCGCGGCCCTGGCCGGGATCATGTCCCGAGCAACACCGGCCACCAATTTTTTCATGGGCTATTACGCCGCCGAGTCATTAGTGCTGGCCGAATCCGGAGCGGCCACCGGGGCCATCCAGATCGCCGGGACGGACCAGATCTCGCAGTTGCCTTTTTTCATCACCGCCTGCGATTACACATTGATAGGTGAGGAGCTTTACGCCGCCTCGGCCTACCTTTCCAAGGAACCCCTTTTGGTAGGCAGCCTTAAGGGCCAGGATGCCTGCAAGCTGCTGATTGTTTTCTTTGTCCTTTTTGGAACCATTTGGGCTGTTTTGTTCCATTCCGATTTTATCTATAAACTATTCAGCGTAAATTGA